A segment of the Mercurialis annua linkage group LG4, ddMerAnnu1.2, whole genome shotgun sequence genome:
AGCATACAACTTATAAATAATtggattaatgttaaaaaaaattacgaactgtacatatttttttactttaatgaCGAAGTTTGAATTTTGCATTTTCATGCATAAACTACCATtctttccaaattcatacacggtactGAGGTGTCACTCAtctattggtgtaaaatgacctccacctcagcgaactATACCAATGGAgacgtgacacctcagcaccgtatatgaatttagaaaaaaatggtagttcatgtatgaaaatgacaaaatttaaactgaaAATTTTATGTTGTATGATGGTGTTAAGAGAtcattttttatactttttttacatttattcacattttccaaatattataaatctaTTTCATTTGATCAATTCGTTAAACATCTATTTTTTGACAAACATGATTTGGTTGTGCTTATTTAttaattgaatatataatttttagaattaaaaatagaaaaaacaagGGTTGTCAATTAGAATAGTATATGgtttagataaattaaaattaaaaaattagataaattttcAATAAATGAACAATTTGaaatagatattttaaaaaagctTAACTCATGTAgagatttatgtattttatattttttttttatatgtccttattctttatttttgtattatatgatccttttatttatctattttcgattttcaggTTCTTTTTAAGTCTTTTTCAgtccttttatttataatttttttgtcctCCAGTCCCTCtgcttacaatttttttttcctccagtcacacaaaagaactgaaaaaaacttaaaaaaaagctgaaaataaaaaataggtaaaTACAGAGaccaaataatataaaaataaaatataaagacctacgtaaaaaaatgtaaaatacaaGGATCTCTAAATATGTTTGGCCTTATAAAATTTAACGGATTATAAAAGCCACTTTATGTGCAAACCGTAAAGATACATCTTATTTAccattttactattttttttctcttttttatccCACATTATACTGACCTGAGTGTCAGAGCGGACAGGCGGTAAACCCCATCGGCGTTCCTTCTGACCTttgttttttctgttttttaggCTACTTGGAGGACATCTCGATTGTTATTTATAACTTATATATACCGATTTGAGTCTTGCAGCGAATATCCATAATTCCTTTCCGGTTCATATATTTTGTTATACAAATCGGCTTATACTATCACTATTACTCAATGATTTATgccttatttatattttttcaataaaagacAATTCAACtaacaaaatattattaatttaagatAATCATTTGGCCAAATTCATCAAAAGCCATTGTACTAATAgatcttattttatttgatcctaactcaatttttcaattttaaagaaGTCTTTTActgttaatttatataaattctttttccttctttaaCAGAATATGTCATTATTtcatacaaattaaaataacgGCTATTTATATAAAAAGGGACTATAAATAAACACAATTATCAGTATTTACACTTgcttaaattgaattattttaaattaatattaaataaagtaaaattattaGTTTAAGAAAATTTGAATAAGCCTAATTATCTACATGTGATTTTGTACCTTTTTGTGCTTagataaaatgtttttttttatcaaagttaaTATTGTAAAATAACTCCATGGAACATTTTCTAAACATTTcgttaataatataatatttttttctgttaatttttttattaatataaaaaagacaatttttttgaatcacaaaatataaaaaagtgaCGAAAAGGGaacaaaaggaataaaaataaattggtctaatgccttaaaaaacccAACCTTTTAGCTACTTTtcgatcctaccctgacgtCAAAAATTTGCCAATTTTACACTCTTTCACATTTTATCGTTTGAATTGtactccaatttttttatttttgtcagtttttttttacttaaatgatatgaaatcattcaattaacaatttttaaatataaaattaaatttattttcatccAAAATagtacaaataaatattttatttttaaaaaccaactaaaaattatatatagtccaattaaactaatttatattgttaattaattgaactaaatctaaataaatttgaaacatGTATAATTAATATACGTTATACACGAAAaacatttttgattttttttcaaatgaaaaagacgtcaaCTTAATATTTCaggatataattgaaatgataaaatgtaaaataagataaaattgacaagttttcagcGTTAGAGTAAGATCGAAAAAGGATTATAAGGTTGTAGTTTTTTTTAAGGTGTTAGGCTTAGGCCAAATAATTTTGATAAGATAATTTtgcatttaattttttcattagtAAATAAGGATTGaaattctctcaagttcattttaaatttgaggaGGTTAtattcacgatctacaccgttcattataaaatgaacggtataaattaaaaaagtacaattttaattaaattaatttaaaccgttcattttacaatgaacggtgtagatcgtaaATATGACCCTTTCAAGTTTATTTGAACTTGAGAGTATTTCAATCCAATAACTAAGTATAACAAAATATAGAATGACGTGCATATTTGGTAGTTTAAAATACTTTACACATAAGGCATAAGGAACATTAGTTTTTTAGCGcacataaaatgaaaattaatataaattatcctTCCATAGTTCCATCAATCattaatttctaaataaaaaattactgatACCTTTATAGGCCAAACTACCGTAAAcaaatgaatttaattattaaactatTAGCTAAAAAATTAATCGATCATTCCAGAGATAAGATAAATATTCCACATCAGCTGCACGTTACGTGGCCCCTTTTAAAATGTCCACGTTTCAATAGTTATTCCCAGTATTACACAATTGCCAAGCTGTCTGAAAGTGATCACCGGTAGATAGGCTTAGACCATAGTTATacaaacttaaaataaataaattagttctTTTTCCACCCTGTCAaccaattcaattttaaattatttattttataagcttaaataattatacaaatttaaaataaccaaaaaaatttctttttccACCATGtcaaataattcaaatttaaattattgattttatagTCTTAGACCATAATTATAcaactttaatatttatttttccacCCTGTCTaacaaattcaattttaaattatttattttcatattcaaTATTTGACCGGTAACCGGCTATTACAGGTTTTTCCGGACCATTCTTTCAATATAAGTTGGCAGAAGTGGAGACCAGTACTCGCAGAGTCGCTAAAGAAACAAAGACCAcactctcttcttcttctttagtGTCATTTACACCGTTTGATCTTAATCAGACGATTACAAAATGCCGATCAGAAACATTGCCGTAGGCCATCCAAATGAGGCAACTCAACCCGACGCTTTGAAGGCGGCGTTGGCCGAGTTTATTTCAACTCTCATTTTTGTTTTCGCCGGAGAAGGTTCCGGTCTTGCATTTAGCAAGCTTACCGCAGGTGGTGCAGCCAATCCCGCTGGCCTTATTGCCGCTGCTATAGCCCACGGTTTCGCTCTGTTTGTTGCTGTCTCCGTTGGCGCTAACATCTCCGGTGGCCATGTCAACCCTGCTGTTACCTTTGGTGCTTTCGTCGGTGGTAACATCACTCTTCTCCGTGGTATTCTGTACTGGATTGCTCAGCTTCTTGGCTCCACCGCCGCTTGCTTGCTTCTAAAGTTCAGCACCGGCATGGTTAGTAGTTAGTTAAACCATGCACGTATAATTCATttcattatattaatatttttaatattagaagttaattaattttttaaactaattcTGACTGTGTCATGCAGACTAGCGGTGGTTTCGCTCTCTCCGCCGGAGTCGGTGTATGGAACGCTCTCGTTTTCGAGATCGCGATGACATTCGGACTTGTGTATACAGTCTACGCGACCGCTGTCGATCCAAAGAAGGGAAGTATCGGAACTATTGCACCCATCGCAATCGGTTTCATCGTCGGAGCTAACATTTTGGCCGGAGGAGCATTCACCGGTGCATCAATGAACCCTGCAGTTTCATTTGGACCAGCTTTGATTAGCTGGAGCTGGGAAAACCAGTGGGTCTACTGGGCCGGACCTTTGATCGGCGGTGGCCTTGCTGGGCTAGTCTACGAATTATTCTTCATTAACAGCTCACATGAGCAACTCCCTACCACTGACTACTAAGCGAGCGGTGgttgtggtggtggtggtggtggtcgTGCATGGATGATATGGTGGTGGCCCCGCGGCTTTTATTTTCTCTGGTCTTAtgtatttattttcttgtttgtttaatttgtaACCGTtgatcttttctttttttccatCATCGTCTGATCATCCAAGGGTGTGATTTGTGTATTCTGATCCGGTTGTATTATTCCCATTTTAAGTCATCATCTTTCCATTTTTTAGTCTTATTTCCAAGTTTCACTTCTTTGCCTTATCAATTCttgttttaatgtaaaatttaatttta
Coding sequences within it:
- the LOC126677601 gene encoding aquaporin TIP1-1, with the protein product MPIRNIAVGHPNEATQPDALKAALAEFISTLIFVFAGEGSGLAFSKLTAGGAANPAGLIAAAIAHGFALFVAVSVGANISGGHVNPAVTFGAFVGGNITLLRGILYWIAQLLGSTAACLLLKFSTGMTSGGFALSAGVGVWNALVFEIAMTFGLVYTVYATAVDPKKGSIGTIAPIAIGFIVGANILAGGAFTGASMNPAVSFGPALISWSWENQWVYWAGPLIGGGLAGLVYELFFINSSHEQLPTTDY